The following proteins are co-located in the Argopecten irradians isolate NY chromosome 9, Ai_NY, whole genome shotgun sequence genome:
- the LOC138330534 gene encoding plasminogen-like has translation MSQSPEGGTNLDSPRLIDDFCHGLPLSIDKTTHTIDYSRGLPNAFYSCIPGAGYVGGVKTSACDPLTKTWSLATIVCSTDLPEGCGDPPPLPNTNTFTRPYQGDPYTAVYTCQSFNEPAFTTYCPMTKCTGIEQWTPGASVSCNQYDCHTATVYNGRVSCTVSGRTCQRWDSQTPHSHGYYTGSEVQNYCRLTADTTIPWCYTVDAAVRWEYCPVPSC, from the exons ATGTCACagtcaccggaaggtgggactaatctaGACAGTCCaagactaatcgacg aCTTTTGCCATGGATTGCCATTATCAATAGATAAAACAACACATACCATCGACTACTCAAGAGGATTACCGAATGCTTTCTATTCGTGTATCCCTGGGGCTGGCTATGTTGGAGGTGTTAAGACCTCTGCGTGTGATCCCCTTACTAAAACATGGAGTCTGGCGACCATCGTTTGTTCTACAG ATTTACCAGAGGGATGTGGCGATCCCCCTCCACTACCAAATACTAACACTTTTACACGACCGTATCAAGGAGACCCGTATACAGCCGTTTACACGTGCCAAAGCTTTAATGAACCGGCTTTCACAACCTACTGTCCAATGACCAAATGCACGGGTATTGAACAATGGACACCTGGAGCTTCTGTATCGTGTAATC AATATGACTGCCATACTGCTACTGTTTATAACGGAAGAGTGTCATGTACTGTGTCTGGACGGACATGTCAGCGCTGGGACTCACAGACTCCACACAGTCACGGTTACTACACCGGAAGTGAAGTCCAAAACTACTGCCGGTTAACGGCAGACACAACAATCCCGTGGTGCTATACTGTTGACGCCGCTGTAAGGTGGGAATACTGTCCTGTGCCCTCCTGCTGA